The Pantoea nemavictus genome includes a region encoding these proteins:
- a CDS encoding MBOAT family O-acyltransferase, producing MLFNSLAFILLFLPLTTFAYNLIRRCNVKVGKIFMILVSAYFYVYITYGGAPVLAASCLVSYLAYHFIMKSSHRKLAMIIGVSSNVIFLCSLKYNHFIPDGAFYATDWLRAYGMPLAISFFTFQQISFLVDAYKGKIVQVSILDYLYYILFFPKMIAGPITRWQALMPQTNSRELVKSSMVLVAMAVISIGLFKKVVLSGLFSRYADVGYANTATLNFSEAWITSFSYTAQIYFDFSGYSDIAIGAALLLGIRLPDNFNSPYKAVNIRDFWNRWHISLSTWLRDYVYIPLGGSRKGLPRTLLNLLVTFLISGAWHGSALNFIIWGALHGIATAVNVLWEKAGMRMPALAGWLVTTLFINFSWIPFRADSVQSAYDIFSAMLLPTNVALSGWHEVVNLETWAAFKSVFSPEVINAHAAIYIAIVLLFVFTVKNTSEIINGSHIGIIRVSLSSLAMAASVIFMFGGASAAQFIYSSF from the coding sequence ATGCTTTTCAATTCACTGGCTTTTATCTTGCTGTTCCTGCCACTAACCACCTTCGCCTACAATTTAATCAGGCGCTGCAATGTCAAAGTTGGCAAGATTTTCATGATCCTTGTTTCGGCTTACTTTTACGTCTACATCACATATGGTGGCGCACCTGTTTTGGCTGCATCATGCTTAGTCAGTTACTTGGCTTACCATTTTATTATGAAGTCATCTCATCGCAAGTTGGCGATGATTATTGGCGTCTCATCCAACGTGATTTTTCTGTGCTCGCTGAAGTATAACCATTTCATACCTGATGGTGCATTTTACGCGACTGACTGGCTTCGTGCTTATGGGATGCCTCTTGCCATAAGCTTTTTCACTTTTCAGCAAATATCATTTTTGGTTGATGCTTATAAGGGGAAAATTGTCCAAGTCAGTATTTTGGATTACCTGTATTACATACTTTTCTTCCCGAAGATGATCGCAGGCCCTATAACCCGCTGGCAGGCATTAATGCCTCAAACTAATTCACGTGAGTTAGTTAAGTCATCAATGGTGCTCGTCGCCATGGCGGTGATTTCAATTGGATTATTCAAAAAGGTTGTTTTGTCCGGATTGTTTTCCCGTTACGCAGATGTTGGATATGCAAATACTGCAACGCTAAATTTTTCCGAAGCATGGATTACAAGCTTTTCATATACCGCCCAAATATATTTCGATTTCTCCGGATACTCGGATATAGCTATAGGTGCAGCACTATTGCTGGGAATTCGTTTGCCAGACAACTTTAACTCACCCTATAAAGCGGTAAACATTCGAGACTTCTGGAATCGTTGGCACATTTCGCTTTCTACATGGTTGCGTGATTACGTTTATATACCGCTAGGCGGAAGTAGAAAAGGACTACCACGCACACTGTTAAACTTGCTGGTCACATTCCTGATAAGCGGGGCTTGGCATGGAAGTGCACTGAATTTCATTATTTGGGGTGCGCTTCATGGTATTGCCACAGCCGTAAATGTCCTTTGGGAGAAGGCTGGGATGCGTATGCCAGCTCTGGCCGGGTGGTTAGTAACGACCCTGTTTATTAATTTTTCATGGATTCCTTTCCGCGCAGATAGCGTGCAGTCTGCTTACGATATATTTAGTGCGATGTTATTACCAACAAATGTTGCTCTATCAGGCTGGCATGAGGTAGTTAATCTTGAAACATGGGCTGCATTCAAATCGGTATTTTCCCCAGAAGTTATCAATGCGCATGCTGCAATTTATATAGCCATTGTTCTTCTTTTTGTTTTCACCGTAAAAAACACAAGTGAAATTATTAATGGAAGCCACATTGGAATAATTAGGGTTTCGCTGTCATCCTTGGCGATGGCCGCCTCAGTAATATTTATGTTTGGCGGAGCTAGTGCCGCACAATTTATTTACTCATCGTTTTGA